The following are from one region of the Geoalkalibacter subterraneus genome:
- a CDS encoding phenylacetate--CoA ligase family protein: MNAYILRNILFPIHERMRGRTTLSELQKLEAWQRLTSDDLLTLAVGRCRKILHHAGQEVPYWSALFTEAGFSSEDFTSFDDLKKLPVMTKADVRANQETMLVPGWKERMVINHTGGSTGHPLTFYCSRERETVQNAAKLRSRHWWGWQIGEKSLDIWGQPLALTPRERLRRTKDRIFLNQRYLSAFSMSLSQSQDYVKIINDYRPALIYGYATAIYQLALLIKDNPALQPTVAPKVIITTAEMLHDYQREMIQYAFGCPVAEEYGAHDGGLMAHRCPSGGYHILSDLVYLETDEDGSALVTSFDSFGMPFIRYRIGDRVVLSGRKCPCGLPFPLLEEVCGREYDMVVSSNGKKIHGAFFHYMFKSDSRVRQFQVIQNHYDQLEIRIVTDESTPFNGEDRLRERICHEFETPLEITFRYVDAIEPESSGKYRWIICKVRG, encoded by the coding sequence ATGAATGCCTATATTCTGCGCAATATTCTGTTCCCGATTCATGAACGAATGCGTGGCCGCACGACGCTCTCTGAATTGCAGAAATTGGAGGCATGGCAGCGACTGACGAGCGATGATCTATTGACGCTTGCTGTTGGGCGGTGCCGAAAAATTTTACATCATGCCGGACAAGAGGTGCCTTATTGGAGCGCGCTCTTCACTGAGGCCGGGTTCTCATCCGAAGACTTTACTTCTTTCGATGATCTGAAAAAGCTCCCGGTGATGACCAAGGCTGATGTGCGCGCTAACCAGGAAACAATGCTCGTTCCCGGCTGGAAAGAGCGCATGGTGATTAACCACACGGGGGGATCGACCGGGCACCCTCTGACTTTTTATTGCTCTCGCGAGCGGGAGACTGTTCAGAATGCCGCTAAGTTACGCTCGCGCCACTGGTGGGGGTGGCAGATCGGAGAGAAAAGTCTGGATATCTGGGGACAGCCTTTGGCTCTCACACCGCGGGAGCGGCTGCGGCGCACAAAGGACCGGATTTTCCTCAACCAGAGATACCTTTCGGCCTTTTCTATGTCGCTCTCGCAGAGTCAGGATTATGTCAAGATTATTAATGACTATCGGCCTGCCTTGATTTATGGCTATGCGACGGCCATTTACCAATTGGCCTTGCTTATTAAAGATAATCCGGCTCTGCAGCCGACTGTCGCCCCGAAAGTTATTATTACAACCGCAGAGATGCTGCATGATTACCAGCGTGAAATGATTCAATACGCTTTTGGGTGCCCTGTGGCAGAGGAATATGGTGCTCATGACGGGGGGTTGATGGCACATCGCTGCCCATCGGGTGGATATCATATTTTGTCGGATCTTGTGTACCTGGAAACCGATGAAGATGGTTCCGCCTTAGTGACCAGCTTTGACAGTTTCGGTATGCCGTTTATTCGGTACAGGATAGGCGACAGGGTCGTTCTGTCCGGGCGTAAATGTCCTTGTGGATTGCCTTTCCCTCTTCTTGAGGAAGTTTGCGGCCGCGAATACGATATGGTTGTCAGTTCAAACGGTAAAAAGATCCACGGGGCATTTTTCCACTATATGTTCAAGTCCGATTCCCGGGTGAGGCAGTTTCAGGTCATACAGAATCACTATGATCAACTGGAAATTCGGATCGTCACGGATGAGAGCACCCCTTTTAATGGCGAAGACAGGCTTCGCGAGAGGATTTGCCATGAGTTTGAGACCCCACTTGAAATTACCTTCCGGTATGTTGATGCCATAGAACCTGAGAGCTCCGGCAAATATCGATGGATTATCTGCAAAGTAAGGGGCTGA
- a CDS encoding DUF4962 domain-containing protein gives MMRKKVLVYLLAAVVLFGFILVAGSFSEITEKVTFLYSKRGEVSDRLRLAVDQVLLPEAPVEYLPEIEKIKFHPHPRITPPTVSNIPDEIPDWALDFSEKWARGGVSKYHRLAGVALATGDERLFSRIKELVYKDSLYNMTQQVGYGIQVRFFDWFYDRWTEEEKAQILRLLHKRAKAFKRHYEETRYSPYNAMAYKRLQASWLELALVIYPDLPEAEPYFNWAKNILFQVFIPAWHQVSGKDGGGWHEGMNYFCRDFHLVLLDSFDAWESATGEDLYKKFPWVENFIYYPIYFARPDLTSSRWAQVGSSAHIISPLIERLGREYDNPYALSYAQSYAKEPVVIDGKSWKDLPLVRHFDGLGMVVMRSSWEEDATYITFKAGDHYWSHSNMDSGAFTLYKKGALAIDSGLWTGSYSPHDINYSMQAIAHNVITVKDPEEPTPELRPGLNVANDGGQRRVGSGFSWPPSPDHLNHWQKYIDDYEMGDIVAFQYGDDYVFIAGDITAAYTNKKTGDGSIHNRNKRVEKWIRQLIYLPPNELLIYDTVVSTKKEFEKRWLLHTINKPSEKDGFCLIKRKELGKSRYPLAVTGLYSRNPDSKIYQYDATASVKILLPENSVTNVVGGPGREFFVDGENYDNNGKIKVDNRSITIEPGAWRVEVSPKEKARKDNFLVYIHADDEATPEVEMSASEKLISLKMGNKNKDRILLDLFKDGLGGKLTFSDGRKVDLENVIMPNPSY, from the coding sequence ATGATGAGAAAAAAGGTTCTGGTCTATCTTCTTGCTGCGGTCGTTTTGTTTGGGTTTATTTTAGTCGCAGGCTCGTTTAGTGAGATTACAGAGAAGGTTACGTTTCTTTACAGCAAGCGGGGCGAGGTTTCTGACCGCCTGCGCCTCGCCGTTGATCAGGTTTTGCTGCCGGAGGCCCCTGTAGAATATCTTCCGGAGATTGAAAAAATAAAATTTCATCCGCATCCCCGCATTACCCCGCCAACGGTAAGTAATATCCCTGATGAAATACCCGATTGGGCTCTGGATTTTTCTGAAAAATGGGCACGAGGCGGGGTGAGCAAATATCACAGATTAGCCGGGGTTGCGCTCGCAACCGGCGATGAGCGGCTTTTCTCCCGGATAAAGGAACTGGTTTATAAAGATTCTTTGTACAACATGACCCAGCAGGTGGGTTATGGGATACAGGTGCGTTTTTTCGACTGGTTTTATGATCGATGGACAGAGGAAGAGAAGGCTCAAATCCTGCGGCTCCTCCATAAACGGGCAAAAGCCTTTAAGCGCCATTACGAAGAGACTCGCTACAGCCCTTACAATGCCATGGCCTACAAACGCCTTCAGGCTTCCTGGCTTGAGCTTGCCCTGGTTATTTACCCGGACCTGCCTGAAGCTGAGCCCTACTTCAATTGGGCGAAGAATATTTTGTTCCAGGTGTTCATTCCTGCCTGGCATCAGGTTTCGGGAAAGGATGGAGGCGGCTGGCATGAGGGGATGAACTATTTCTGCCGCGATTTTCACCTGGTTCTTCTTGATTCGTTTGATGCCTGGGAATCGGCGACAGGAGAGGATTTATACAAAAAGTTCCCCTGGGTGGAAAATTTTATTTATTACCCCATTTATTTTGCCCGCCCGGATTTGACTTCCAGCCGTTGGGCCCAGGTGGGATCTTCCGCGCATATTATTTCACCGTTGATTGAGCGCCTTGGGCGAGAGTACGACAACCCGTACGCCCTTTCTTATGCACAATCCTACGCAAAGGAACCCGTCGTCATTGATGGTAAATCCTGGAAGGATCTGCCTCTGGTAAGGCATTTCGATGGCCTGGGGATGGTGGTCATGCGTAGTAGCTGGGAGGAGGATGCCACCTATATTACATTTAAGGCTGGTGACCATTACTGGAGTCACAGCAATATGGACAGTGGCGCCTTTACTTTATATAAAAAGGGCGCCCTTGCAATTGATAGCGGATTATGGACAGGCTCTTATTCACCACATGATATTAACTATAGCATGCAGGCGATTGCTCATAATGTGATCACTGTCAAAGACCCGGAAGAACCTACGCCTGAGTTACGCCCCGGCTTGAACGTTGCCAATGATGGAGGGCAGCGGCGGGTAGGTTCAGGTTTTAGCTGGCCGCCGTCGCCTGACCACTTGAACCACTGGCAAAAATATATTGATGATTACGAGATGGGCGATATCGTGGCTTTCCAGTATGGAGACGATTATGTCTTCATTGCTGGTGATATTACGGCCGCTTATACAAATAAAAAGACAGGGGATGGTTCAATTCACAACAGGAACAAAAGGGTAGAAAAATGGATTCGCCAATTGATCTATCTTCCTCCGAATGAGCTTTTAATTTACGACACGGTAGTTTCTACAAAAAAAGAATTTGAAAAAAGGTGGCTTTTACATACCATTAATAAGCCAAGTGAGAAAGACGGATTTTGCCTTATAAAAAGAAAAGAACTTGGTAAAAGTAGATACCCTTTGGCTGTCACTGGCCTTTACTCAAGAAACCCTGATTCAAAAATTTATCAATATGATGCAACTGCATCTGTGAAAATTTTATTGCCTGAAAATTCTGTGACAAACGTTGTTGGAGGGCCTGGTCGGGAATTTTTTGTCGATGGGGAAAACTACGATAATAATGGAAAAATAAAAGTCGATAATCGAAGTATAACTATTGAGCCTGGGGCATGGCGGGTCGAGGTCAGCCCGAAGGAAAAGGCCAGAAAAGATAATTTTTTAGTTTATATTCATGCCGATGATGAAGCAACTCCAGAAGTTGAGATGTCTGCCTCTGAAAAACTCATAAGTCTTAAAATGGGCAATAAAAACAAAGATCGTATCTTGCTTGACTTATTTAAAGACGGCCTTGGAGGCAAGTTGACTTTTTCTGATGGTCGCAAGGTGGATTTGGAAAATGTGATTATGCCTAATCCAAGTTATTGA
- a CDS encoding transposase, whose product MVFHPDLHRRRSMRLRDYDYVGAGAYFVTVCAWRRECLFGDGVDGGVLLNDVGVVVRDEWLRTAVIRPNIKLDEFVVMPNHFHAIFWITDPVGATRWVAHDRDAWSQTRATQRVAPTAGPRSGSVGAIIGQFKSAATKRINTLRHDIDNPVWQRNYHEHVIRGDRDLQAVRQYIVDNPAKWELDVNHPDRV is encoded by the coding sequence ATGGTGTTCCATCCGGATTTGCATCGGCGTCGGTCGATGCGATTGCGGGATTATGATTATGTCGGTGCCGGGGCGTATTTCGTGACGGTGTGTGCCTGGCGGCGGGAATGTTTGTTTGGGGATGGGGTTGATGGTGGAGTTTTGTTGAATGATGTTGGGGTGGTGGTCCGGGATGAATGGTTGCGAACGGCGGTGATTCGCCCCAATATCAAATTGGATGAATTTGTTGTCATGCCGAACCATTTTCACGCCATTTTTTGGATCACCGACCCCGTAGGGGCGACCCGCTGGGTCGCCCATGACCGTGATGCCTGGTCACAAACCAGGGCGACCCAACGGGTCGCCCCTACGGCGGGGCCTCGATCGGGGTCTGTTGGTGCGATTATCGGGCAATTCAAATCCGCCGCCACCAAACGCATCAATACATTGCGGCACGATATCGACAATCCAGTCTGGCAACGCAATTATCATGAACATGTGATCCGCGGTGATCGGGATTTGCAGGCGGTTCGGCAATATATTGTTGATAATCCAGCGAAATGGGAACTGGATGTTAATCATCCGGATCGGGTTTGA
- a CDS encoding type II toxin-antitoxin system VapC family toxin, whose translation MIVWWGTSVECTSAVAKARRTGKISHDEERKVREQLDAAAENWNEMAPANEVRDTARLLLRRHPLSAADSLQLAAGLVWCENKPQGAVFVCLDQRLRDAADAEGFTVIPSATEFASITGKK comes from the coding sequence ATGATCGTTTGGTGGGGCACATCGGTTGAGTGCACCTCGGCTGTTGCAAAAGCGCGTCGTACTGGGAAAATCAGTCACGACGAAGAGAGAAAAGTCCGCGAACAGCTCGATGCGGCAGCAGAGAACTGGAACGAAATGGCGCCAGCTAATGAGGTTCGCGATACAGCGCGACTCCTACTCCGGAGACACCCCCTATCTGCTGCCGATTCTCTGCAGTTGGCCGCTGGCCTGGTCTGGTGCGAAAATAAACCACAGGGAGCGGTTTTTGTCTGCCTCGATCAGCGGCTGCGCGATGCAGCGGACGCTGAAGGTTTCACCGTGATCCCCTCTGCAACGGAGTTCGCATCCATAACCGGAAAAAAGTAG
- a CDS encoding type II toxin-antitoxin system Phd/YefM family antitoxin, whose amino-acid sequence MESASVSELKKSPSGYFRKVKSGEEILLTDRGHPFAKIVPLRRDEADEGTNMAKLEAAGLARVGKGFQADFWEQKGPADPEGAVRTALIEERDER is encoded by the coding sequence ATGGAAAGTGCATCGGTGAGCGAATTGAAAAAATCTCCGAGTGGATATTTCAGGAAGGTCAAATCGGGAGAGGAAATCCTGTTGACGGATCGTGGACATCCATTCGCAAAGATCGTCCCGTTGCGACGAGACGAGGCCGACGAAGGTACGAATATGGCGAAACTGGAAGCCGCCGGTTTGGCACGGGTGGGCAAAGGCTTCCAAGCTGACTTTTGGGAACAAAAGGGGCCTGCCGACCCGGAAGGGGCTGTACGTACAGCGCTGATTGAAGAGAGGGATGAGAGGTGA
- a CDS encoding nucleotidyltransferase domain-containing protein — MTTKILDQSRPAKSILDCSKQEIEDFLREKLIRHGVKEAYIFGSYAQNKLTMWSDLDLLIVTESQQSFIERPRQFFDLLDLGIPIDILVYTPEEFQKLRHSDSGFWRSFQENHLRIL; from the coding sequence ATGACAACGAAAATTCTTGATCAGAGTCGCCCCGCCAAAAGCATCCTCGATTGCTCCAAGCAGGAAATTGAAGATTTTCTCCGCGAAAAGCTTATTCGCCATGGTGTCAAAGAGGCTTATATCTTCGGGTCGTATGCCCAAAACAAGCTGACTATGTGGTCCGACCTTGATCTGCTGATCGTGACAGAAAGCCAGCAATCGTTCATTGAACGGCCACGTCAGTTTTTCGATCTTCTGGATCTCGGCATTCCTATTGACATCCTTGTCTACACGCCGGAGGAGTTCCAAAAATTACGGCACAGCGATTCGGGATTCTGGAGAAGTTTTCAGGAAAATCATTTGAGGATTTTGTGA
- a CDS encoding HEPN domain-containing protein, translating to MNRHIDWLRQAENDLLWAEHSLNGKFYAQTCFIAQQASEKALKAYCFHKGFDTVRTHSLFQIVKSLDENGDLEKNCRELDLYYISARYPDAFPSGAPFEILTEEQAQRALNSAQEIFSAIGKRLQNDNENS from the coding sequence ATGAACAGGCACATTGATTGGCTTCGCCAAGCCGAAAACGATCTTTTATGGGCTGAGCATAGCTTAAACGGAAAGTTCTATGCTCAAACGTGTTTTATCGCCCAACAGGCCAGCGAAAAAGCACTCAAAGCCTATTGCTTCCATAAAGGCTTCGATACTGTTCGGACGCATTCCCTTTTCCAGATCGTCAAAAGTCTCGACGAAAATGGAGACCTTGAAAAAAATTGCCGTGAACTCGATCTCTATTATATCTCCGCGCGATACCCCGATGCTTTCCCCTCTGGAGCTCCTTTTGAAATCCTGACCGAGGAGCAAGCTCAGAGAGCCCTAAACTCTGCTCAGGAAATTTTCAGTGCCATTGGAAAGCGACTGCAGAATGACAACGAAAATTCTTGA